The region AAGGAGTAATCCGCCCCTCCACCGGATATTCGCTTAATAACCTGAAACATACTGATAGAGTTTTAGTTTCTTACTGCATAAGGTTTTACCTATTGAACTTTGTTGCTCTTTGAATGGGTACCTGTTGAATAGGTTCGTTATACTCGTTGGGATTCAAGAAGTCCGTGACTCCGAAACACTTTGCTGCAACCGTAATGATAAATTTGTTTTCAGAGAAATTTCAACAGGCTCAGGACTCAGAAACCTGGAAATTGGAGGTGCAATATTGAACTTACCTTTTTCATACTTTTCGGGATTAATATCAACACCAATTATCTGAGATGCTCCCCTAAGTTTGGCACCTTGAGCAACCTTATCATACAAGCATATTAATGATTAACCAAAATGGAGCAAATATGGCTGGCAGGTCATTACAGCACTGAGCTTTTACCGAAATGTTCAAGTAATACTTACAGCGAGGCCTACAGTTCCGAGTCCGAAAATCACCACGATTGATCCTTTAGAGATATCAGCAACATTCCAAGCTGCACCAAGACCTAAAACCATAGGCTAAATTATCAAGTGTAGTAAAACAAGATGAACTTATAAGGCTCAAGAATGTATTAGTTAGCTAAGAAACTCATGGAAACCCAAATATTCATACTTTCATATGAGCATTAATTGTACGTAAAGGCTTCAACATACGTTCCTACTACAtagttgaaaaatcgagattgAAAGAGAGTTTGGACAGTGAGTTCTGCAATACCTGCAGCTACTCCACAACTCAGTAGGCATATTTTCTCCAGAGGTGCCTGCTGGCTGACTTTAACGGCACATCCAGAGTGCACGACCGTATACTCACTGAAACTTGAAACTGCACAATAATGATAAACGGGTTTCCCTTTAACCGAGAAACGCGTACCCTGATCGCTGTGCATCACACCTCTTCTTTCTAAGCCTAAAACTTGGCACATGTTACTCTTTTTGGATTCACAGTGCTTGCACGTCTTGCATTCTCCGGTGAATACTGTCAGCACATGGTCCCCCTTCACGAATTCAGTCACTCCCTCGCCCACACTCTCGACAATCCTACAAAGAAAACAACACTAAAACTTAAATCCAAAGTAATGCTAAACACGACAATGGTATCACTAATCGGTAGAATATACAaatctttattatgggtttaacTAGTTTCTCTTCGACATTTTACCGAACAGATGGAGAAACAgattgaagttttaaaaattaatagaacTAATAAAGAATGCTTAAACCAGAAACGGTGCTGAACTGACCCTGatgcttcatggccgaatatccgAGGAAATATAGCCTGCAATCAACTAGAGATTTGAGTGCCCAAATTTGATATAACATTCTCATTCGACATTCATTGAGCATGGCATCTATACTATGTTATTGGTTTAACCAATATTCCTTAAAATAAAATGACTCAactattatatttaagttttaaaCACACTTCGCCGGATTCAAATCAGTGGCAGCTCCAAAAATACGACTTAGGGAGATTTCAAATACCATGTTAAATCCGGCAACCGAAATTACTCGATTATTATATTTAAGTTCCAACACTGTTAATGACAAAGATTCAACACAACTCATTGGGCAATGAACATAAACTTCAAAAGCTAGCCTGTAAGACAATAAGAAAAGTTAATAATTATACTAGATGTCCCTAAATTACTGCCTGAATTGTCAATTAGTCATCAAATTTCAATATATTCTAATTAAGTCCTTAAAGTATTAAGATCATATAAAATAGGTACTTTCGCCAGTCTAACCATGATCAAATTTTAGATTGGATCTCACGGAAAACATATATTAAAACGCAAGATCAAATTTTAATCAAGTATCTAatgtctttaaaaaaaaaaggataaatccCAAAACTATAagcaaattttgattttgtgtagttttatacataaaatttagatttgattcaatttttgtAAAGAACTAATATCATTTTCGGTAAAacactattttatttttacatatttcttacacaaataattatacttacccaatataaaaaatattatgtacttatttatataaatgtgtagaatttaataaatttaaagttttatatatacatttgaaccGAATTTTGAGTTTAATGTgtataattacacaaaatcaaactTCATTTATAAAttgtatcaaattacacattaaatcaaagttgatgtataattttgatatttatcttttaaaacataATCTACttcgattttaaaaatattagcttTAAATATACTTTACGTCTTATTCAGCTGATATTTAACATCCATTTGGACGAGAGAAGAACTTGATTAATACGATAATGATACTTTAAGAGTCCGGGGACATATAGTGCAATTAACCcatgaaaagaaagaagaagaaagggcacCTGAGATTCCCAGGCAGTAATGTCAGTGCGGCAAAGAGAGGTGCAAATGACTTTAACCCTAATTTCTTGAGGCTGAGGTGGGCTCACTTCCACTTCCTCCATAACCAGATCTTTTCCAGCTTCCCATGCCACCATTGCTTTTCATTTTAAACCAAATATCAATGAAACCATAAATACCCACatcgaaaaaaaattgaaaaatgggTGTGACAGAATTTACCTTTGCAGGTGATGACATTGGGTTGATCAATGGAAGATGATGATgacatttttatttttgcttttgctGATTATTAGTTTCCAATTTATTTCAACTGTTTGCTTCTTTTTAGTTTAAAAATGGAGGAGAAAAGGCAGAATGGGAAGTAGTAGTTGTGGGTTGAAAGGAGCTGTTGATCGGTGGGTTGGTAGGTAAGGTAGTAGGTGAGTTGACTCtgttcttttttgttttcaaCGAGTTGACTCAGTTCTTAAATCTCAAGTTTGGTTAATATACTAAAtggataaatatcaaattcataCATGAACTTTAGTCTAatatgcaatttgatacatgaactttgattttgtgcaattatatacatgaaacttgaattgtggttcatatgtatacatacacacatttatttttcatattgaattaatataattatttttatatacaatgTATCAATGCAAAATGGGGTTAGTTTGATAATACTGTCAATTATTTGTGAAGTTTGAATCAAACaaatttttatgtataaaattacacaaaattaaatttcacataagACATTCAACATTGGATCAAAATCCAtggatattttttatatttatcaatatactaaaaaaaccttaaaactGTTATACATTATTTAAACAAGTAAATATTATTTTCGTAGTTAAATAAGTCCTAATCTACGATTTTCACTCattaaaatacttaattttaataacacaatgaaaatattttaaaatttttaaattaatttgcattttatgttaatttgtatttgataaaaaatagtttattaattaaacagcaaattattattttaaatttttcaaaaaatacttatatataacacttaattaatatttttgaaaatattgattttaatatcaataaaaatattttaaaattttaaactaatttaaattctatgttaatttgaatttgatgaaataatttgttatttaaactaatcttttaaaatttcttaaaaagtGTTTATATTCTTAATCATtcttttaaaaatcttaattttaatatttaaattttaaattaatttgcatttaagtttatttgaatttcaccataataatttattaaataagaagtaaactaatattttaaattaatttgcatttatattttatatatataacacgattaaatattcttttaaattttatattgttattaaagTGTATATAATTTCTATTGCATCaacaataaattaatataagagtCTGTAGTTAAAGATATGTTTAGatttaaatatgataaaagtCTTTGcactcttttaaattttaaattttaattattatactttaattttgagacaCTGACTCCATCtactttcctctttttttttctttttgctgttaaagttaataatattaatggcaattttttttaactctcaacatttatagtttttttttgtcaatttagtcatttacatgaacaattttaaaagttattttttcatattttaaataaaatcataaaaaattaaaaaaatataatttttaaataaaaactctttaaattaaaaaaatgcttTTAAAAATACATTCAAAAATTCAATGTTACCTAAACTGGACTTAACTGGTCAGTTAGTCAGGAAATAGTTGGGGTATCAATCCGATGAGAAGTAAAAATGGATTAACTTATGAATCGATAAGGAGTGGTTGAACTAGGCTAAAAAAACCAGTTGAACTGACAATtaaattggtttttatttttttaataatttacgtGATTTAAACAGATCAGACCAACTGTTTTAGGAATCAATTGGTCAAACTATTTCAAAATAGCTTTAACCGATTTTTTTAGCTTGATTCAACCCGTTCGTACCAGTTCGTGGGTCAATGGTTTTTTACCTCTTGTTGGATCTATACCCCAACTAATTCTTAGTCCAACTGGTTAGTCCGATCTAATTTACATAACATTGAATTTtggattatttctatttttatttttttgaaatttaaggattttttcattatttttattctaaatataattttaatttttatgttttttaatatgaaaatatttttttttgaaattttaagtactTTTAAAAGGtaatgactaaattaacaaaaaaactataaatgttgagggctaaaaaaagaattttacatttgacaccattaattttaatgaGAAAATTATATTGATGGAccaagtttttaaataaaaaaagtacagagactcaatatttcaaaattaaagtatagagattaaattttaaattcaaattagtATAGGGACTCAATGGCATATTTAAGCCATagatttactttaatatttaaattaagtgCTTTTAGTAAAAACCATATATTAGGgcttatttaactataaaaatagttgAAGGATTTGTTTAAACAAAGTGTAATAATTTAAGGGTTTGTTTAGTATATTAGCCTTCGAgttatttattttcatgtaaatctcaaaatattacaaacacatAGACACTCATAAAGTAAATTAATGGTTATAAATCAAGTAACATCTAACAAAAATTACTAGTAAAAAATAAAGACAGTGAGCATTAATAAGTTaacattatatacatatatatatataaagaatgaaatattaaagcaataGTTATTCGAAGAGATATTatcaaatcatattttatcaACAATGACACGAAAAGTGATTGAATCTTATTTTCATCGATGTTGAGGTAATATAATATCATgatattggtttttttttgtaaattactTATACAATGTAAAACAAATTCTCTTAaaattgtttctttttatttatttatttatctgttATTTATTTGGTGcatgtgaaaattaaatttctaacaaaattttaataattattaataaatttgtttattaatttaatttaaatattttttgtatttatcataaattattattataattgttgcATGTTgctttacttatttttaattccaaattaatattatagtttactttgttatatagttttaagtgggtatattatttaaaaactacGAGAAATTATCATTATCAATTAAAgataacaataattaaaattttatttaaaaactatttaaaaaataaatgcgtAAAATTATAGGCAATGCGTGTCACATTAGAAActagtttaaataaaatacgaaTTTAGATAACTTTTGAATTGACCAATATAACCttcattgtatttattttaaatattttttatatttatttttattaacttttaattttttgttaaattatttgattttgaattgaaaaatttgattcaactgttaaaattttaataatattaatgtgCAGCTAATGTGACCATTTAAGTATATTTCACTGTTAAGATTTTTTAATggcattaaaaaattaaaatcgggCCGTACCTTGATCCGGACCGGCCCATGTAAGGTTCAATGAAGAATGCTCGGTTCATTTAAAGTGTTTTACTCTTTTTCTTGTGCATAAAGAAAGGAACAAAAAAAAGCGACCCTACAAACCGGGCTTTGTTGAATTTAAATACCAAAACCCGGTTTAATCGTGGCTGTCCCCTTCACGGCTTTataagactttttttttttaatacctATATAAAAAAAGTCTCACAATTCGTCCTCCCTTTTTCTCTCTGCTAGGTTTCGTCATTTGAAGGCTGAAGCTATggtaaaacttcaaaattttgttaattatatatttttttcagatCTAAAATCTCTATTTCCTTCTAAAAATTcaatttctcacttttttttttcatttttttggggGAATTTTGCAGGAGGGTAAAAATGCGAATCTGGAAGCGGCGATCGACCAGTTGCTTAATGTTGAGAAGCAGATGCGGTTTGCCGGCGATGTGGTTGGCACCAAGAAAGCGGTCTCTGACATTTTGCAGCTTTGCTTTGAAGCTAAGGATTGGAAGTCTCTCAATGAACAGATCGTTAATTTGTCTAAGAAACGTGGTCAACTTAAGCAGGTAGGTGTTCTTCTTGTGCGTGTGCGGTTTCTATTTGCTGGATTCAATTATCGTTTTACTCGCTTTGTGTTTGGAAATTTAGGGTTTATGTGTATCATTGTTGGCTGAATCTAATTTGATTATTTGTAAGTGGATGTGCATCTATCCTGAGCATTTTAGGGTTTTCTTACTTATTTGATTGCTGTAAATGCTTCATTTGGTAGTTGTAAGTAGTACTTTTTGAGATGTAGGTTTATTAGTATGTTTGGCATTTTATAGTACGTTTAGCTGAAGTCCATTGTTGTTGTGTGATTAAGTTTATGATTCTATTAAACTCTTGTTAATTAGAACAGAATTTCCATTTTAATGGTTGTTACCATTGAAGTTAG is a window of Gossypium hirsutum isolate 1008001.06 chromosome D08, Gossypium_hirsutum_v2.1, whole genome shotgun sequence DNA encoding:
- the LOC107909096 gene encoding alcohol dehydrogenase-like 6; its protein translation is MSSSSSIDQPNVITCKAMVAWEAGKDLVMEEVEVSPPQPQEIRVKVICTSLCRTDITAWESQAIFPRIFGHEASGIVESVGEGVTEFVKGDHVLTVFTGECKTCKHCESKKSNMCQVLGLERRGVMHSDQGTRFSVKGKPVYHYCAVSSFSEYTVVHSGCAVKVSQQAPLEKICLLSCGVAAGLGAAWNVADISKGSIVVIFGLGTVGLAVAQGAKLRGASQIIGVDINPEKYEKAKCFGVTDFLNPNEYNEPIQQVIKRISGGGADYSFECIGNTGMVTTALQSCCDGWGLTVTLGVPKTNPEIASHYSAFLSGKTLKGSLFGGWKPKSDLPSLVNKYMNREIQVDEFITHNLPFEDINKAFTLMREGKCLRCVIHMPN